CTCACACACAAAGGAGACGACAAACTTCGCAACTTCTACCATCTATGCCTCTATGATGCGGTGACGATCGATAGAGTTAATATTACAGATCCCACACCAAAGTGGTCTACGACATATATGCGTCAAACGCATCGCTATCTAGCGCAGAAAAAGCCTCAGAACATTCGTGAGGGCCGGATGACGATAAATTCCCTGGTCAACTGTCGAAGGATTTGAAATATGGTCTTGAACATGGTCCAGCCTTCAGCAGAACGCGCGCGGCCCTCTCCTGGTCTCATGCGTCCCTGCGCTGTGTTAGTTATCTGACGTCAATCTGCGAATCAAAAGGTTAGACTCCGAGCCCTATATCGCCATGGCCTAGGTCAGGGGCCTAAAGGGCTACAGAGGCATCATGAAGGGAAACCGGATACCACAGCTACCGCATCAGTTGTCCACGGCCACACAGAGCAGTCCAAGACAGTCGAATAGGTCTTCGAGTGACGAAGATATTATTCTCATATTGGATGACTGCGTCGAAGAGGATCCGAAAGCTCAGCTGTCACGTTATTCGGGGTAGTCATGTGTGCTTGTTTCGATATGGGGAACGAACCCCTTAGATAGATCAGGCATGGGAAGTCAAGTAAATTGCTCCTTAATGGGGCTTTGTTACTATATGGTGCCCATGATGAGTTTATGCTTGTCATGGGTCTGTTGAGTGATAGGAAACCCTATCAATCAACATGTATGGGGGAGCTTACTCAGAGTAGCAGCGGGGGGATTGATTTGTTTCGAGCTGTGTATGACTGGGTGGGTTTTGTTTCGTTGCTGACCAGGGACAGGTGGGGATTTACTTGGTTACTCTGATGATTATGTTTGTGAGGTCTTGCTGGGTATATGATCATGTCAATGTAGAACAGTTTCTACAGCGAGGTAGTTGATGGTCTACGGGGATCTTCTAAAGAGAATCCTACAAAAGATAAGGATCAGGCCTACAAAGAAGACAATTACAGATCATATCATAGATTAGCACATATACAAACCAAGAAAACAGAATGCTCCGGGAGATCGACACATGAAATAGAAAGGTTATATCTACTCAATTCAAAGTatatggagaagaaaaaaagttaataaaaGCTGTCGGTATTTCCGAGACAAGCAGAACGAAAAAACTCCAAGCCTTAAAGATCCTTAACTATTGACATCCGGGAGATCATTTATTTGAACTGGTCAATGCAACCCCAGTAGCGCTCGACGTCAAACTCGCCGGCATCCTTCCAGAGGTCGTTGGAGtaggagaagaagacggacTGAGAGCCGACCTCCTCAACGAGAGCCTTGATAGCGGCAGCCTGCTGGGCAGTACCGGGGACGGCCTTGCCGTTGGCGTTACCGGCGCTAGGCCAGCCAGTCTCAAGGTTGATCACGTCCTTGTTGCAGACGGCCTCAAGGTCCTTGATCTGAGCACGGACGAAGCTACCGGCCTGGTCGGGGGTAACATCGGCGTTGAAGAAGGGGTGGAGGTTAGCACCGAGGATGTCAACGGCACCGCACAGAGCGCTGCCAGACTGCTGCCAGACGTTGATGGgctcggtggtggtgaccTGGCCCGAGTAGCCGGAAGCCTGGAAGGAGGACTTGCAAGAGGAGATGAAGCCAGCGAGGCTGGAAGCATCGGTGTAACCGTTCTGGATGGCCTCGTTACCAACGACGACGAGGGTAACCAGATCCCACTGGGCCCACTTAGTGATGGCGGTCACCTGCTCCTGGGCACCGCTGATGCCGGTGCTGGAGATGAAGACACCAATGATCATCTTGAGGCCGTTCTCACGGGCAGCCTCACCAATGTACTCGAGACCGTTGCAGTCAGTGGAGTAGACACGGACGTGGGTGAAGCCCTTCTGCTTGATCAGGGCAACATCCTTGAGGACCTGGTCCTTAGACTGGCAGCCACCCTCGTTGGTGTAAGGAGAGTAGGTCATACCCATCTGCTGGCCGCTGACACCGGTGGGAACGGCGGTGGCAGTGCTGCTGGCGCTAGCGCTGCTGGAGGCGACGGCggaagtggtggagggggCAGCAGTGGTGGTCACAGGGACGGCCGAGGTGGAAGCAACGGGGGCGGAGGTGGGCTGGTCATTGCCGGTGAAGGGGCAGACGTAGGTGAAGTCAGTGCGGGTGACGGTCACGGTCTGCTCATCCTGGGTGTAGGTGCCAGGGGTGATGGTGGCAGGAGTGGGGTAGACCACGACGGTGCTGGTGGGGACGTAGGTGGTGGTAGGGGCAATGGTGTAGGTACCAGCGCTGGGGCAGACATAGGTGGTGGTGTAGATCTTGCTGGTGACAGTGGAACCGCTGGGCTCAACGGTAGCGACGGGGCAGGTGACAGTGGTCGCGGTCGAGACCACAGTGGTCACACCACCGAAGGTGTGAGTACCGCTGGGCAGCTCAGTGGTGGTAGCACCGCAAACGGTGGTGGTATCCCGCACGGTGACGGTGGTGGCGGGGATGGTGTAGATAccggtggaggagaagctggTCACTCCAGGGGTGGGGAGAGGGGACTCGGAAGTCGCAGGGACGGCGGGAGTGGAGGCTTCAGGGGTTCCAGCCGGAGAGGAGGCCTCAGGAGTGCCAGGGACACCGCCAGTGGGAGTCTGAGCGCCGGTGGCATCAACACCAGGAGTGGTGACCACGGTGACGGTGGCAGTGCTGGTGGAGTGGAGGGTGGTGACAGCCTCGGAGGTCACGACGCTGCTTTCGCTGCTGGGAACGCTGGGGACCTcagagctgctgctgctgctgggctcAGGAGCCGGGGTGTTGATGGGGACCACTGCCGATGACTATTAGTCTGGATTCCTATGACATCAAATGGGGCGACTTACGGGTAGGAGGGCCAGTGATGGTGATGACCTTGGTGGTACATTCGCAGTTCTCATCACCCTCGGCAGGAACCTCAGGCTGATAGGCGCGGTTGTGGTGGAAAGAATCATGGCCATGACGACGCATGTGCGCGACATCAGCCATCGCCGTACCGGCGACGGCAGCCGCAGCGGCCAAGAAAGCACCCCTCATGTTGGATAGAATGGAAATTCAAGGATGGATTTGGGTATATGGTGTTTTTGTGTGCAAACGAATGAGTGCCCGCTGAAAGAGTGAAGCGGTGGTCAAACAAGTTGGTCCGAAAAAATAAGGAGGGGAGGGGGCACACGGCCTCTTCTACTTGATATAGATGGAGAGAAATTCTTCGAACGAACccgaacaagagaaag
This Aspergillus flavus chromosome 1, complete sequence DNA region includes the following protein-coding sequences:
- a CDS encoding putative cell wall glucanase (Probable beta-glucosidase btgE), coding for MRGAFLAAAAAVAGTAMADVAHMRRHGHDSFHHNRAYQPEVPAEGDENCECTTKVITITGPPTLVPINTPAPEPSSSSSSEVPSVPSSESSVVTSEAVTTLHSTSTATVTVVTTPGVDATGAQTPTGGVPGTPEASSPAGTPEASTPAVPATSESPLPTPGVTSFSSTGIYTIPATTVTVRDTTTVCGATTTELPSGTHTFGGVTTVVSTATTVTCPVATVEPSGSTVTSKIYTTTYVCPSAGTYTIAPTTTYVPTSTVVVYPTPATITPGTYTQDEQTVTVTRTDFTYVCPFTGNDQPTSAPVASTSAVPVTTTAAPSTTSAVASSSASASSTATAVPTGVSGQQMGMTYSPYTNEGGCQSKDQVLKDVALIKQKGFTHVRVYSTDCNGLEYIGEAARENGLKMIIGVFISSTGISGAQEQVTAITKWAQWDLVTLVVVGNEAIQNGYTDASSLAGFISSCKSSFQASGYSGQVTTTEPINVWQQSGSALCGAVDILGANLHPFFNADVTPDQAGSFVRAQIKDLEAVCNKDVINLETGWPSAGNANGKAVPGTAQQAAAIKALVEEVGSQSVFFSYSNDLWKDAGEFDVERYWGCIDQFK